The following are from one region of the Macaca thibetana thibetana isolate TM-01 chromosome 2, ASM2454274v1, whole genome shotgun sequence genome:
- the TMPPE gene encoding transmembrane protein with metallophosphoesterase domain, with translation MAIFRQLSLGAKATLAAVTVFVSMIASRSYLADSLELRAWRWLLRLQLALFVNSLLLIGSLYIWRSTVSNLCHSPAAESTCFQLWKVVVLAFLALAHSSFFTMFFLVAEEPYLFSLAAYSCLGAYIIMLFFLCILSGMEQAYQLLAWRSGRVVGSLDKTRKLVLRPALAVGVTAVLSVAGILNAAQPPAVKTVEVPIHQLPASMNNLKIVLLSDIHLGPTVGRTKMEMFVGMVNVLEPDVTVIVGDLSDSEASVLRTAVAPLGQLHSRLGAYFVTGNHEYYTSDVSNWFALLESLHVQPLHNENVKISATRAQRGGGGSGGGSEDEDWICLAGVDDIEADILHYSGHGMDLDKALEGCSPDHTIILLAHQPLAAKRALQARPDINLILSGHTHAGQIFPLNVAAYLLNPFFAGLYQVAQATFVYVSPGTAYYGIPMRLGSRAEITELILRRSP, from the coding sequence ATGGCCATCTTCAGGCAGCTGTCCCTAGGCGCGAAGGCCACCCTGGCTGCCGTCACTGTCTTCGTGTCCATGATCGCCTCCCGCTCGTATCTGGCAGACAGCCTTGAGCTCAGGGCCTGGCGTTGGCTGCTTCGCTTGCAGCTTGCCCTGTTTGTCAACTCGCTCTTGCTCATTGGCTCCCTCTACATTTGGCGCAGCACAGTTAGCAACCTCTGCCACTCCCCAGCTGCGGAGTCGACCTGTTTTCAGCTTTGGAAGGTGGTGGTTCTGGCATTTCTGGCCCTGGCCCATTCCAGTTTCTTCACCATGTTTTTTTTAGTGGCCGAGGAGCCCTATCTCTTTTCCTTGGCAGCCTACTCCTGCCTGGGTGCTTACATCATCATGCTCTTCTTCCTCTGCATCCTCAGCGGCATGGAGCAGGCCTACCAGCtcttggcctggcgcagtggtaGGGTCGTGGGCAGCCTTGACAAGACAAGGAAGCTGGTGCTCAGGCCTGCCCTGGCAGTGGGAGTTACTGCTGTGCTCAGCGTGGCCGGGATTCTGAATGCTGCGCAGCCCCCGGCTGTGAAAACTGTGGAGGTGCCCATCCATCAGCTGCCCGCCTCAATGAACAACCTCAAGATCGTGCTCCTCTCAGACATTCACTTGGGCCCCACAGTGGGCAGGACCAAGATGGAGATGTTTGTGGGGATGGTGAATGTGCTGGAACCAGACGTCACCGTGATCGTGGGTGACCTCTCCGACTCGGAAGCCTCGGTCCTGCGGACGGCTGTCGCTCCTCTGGGCCAGCTTCATTCACGTCTCGGTGCCTACTTCGTCACAGGCAATCATGAGTACTACACGTCAGATGTCAGCAACTGGTTTGCACTTCTGGAATCCCTGCATGTCCAGCCTCTTCATAATGAGAACGTGAAGATTTCCGCCACACGGGCCCAacgtggtggtggtggcagtggcggTGGGAGTGAGGATGAAGACTGGATCTGCTTGGCTGGGGTGGACGATATTGAAGCAGACATCCTGCACTACTCTGGCCATGGCATGGATCTTGACAAGGCCCTGGAGGGCTGCAGCCCAGACCATACAATCATCTTGCTAGCTCACCAGCCCCTGGCTGCCAAGCGAGCTCTCCAGGCTCGGCCAGATATTAACCTGATCCTTTCTGGGCACACACATGCTGGGCAGATCTTCCCCTTGAACGTAGCAGCCTATCTCCTGAATCCCTTCTTTGCTGGTCTCTACCAAGTGGCCCAGGCTACATTCGTATATGTCAGCCCGGGCACAGCCTACTACGGGATACCCATGAGGTTGGGTAGCAGGGCGGAGATCACAGAGCTCATCCTGCGGCGGTCTCCCTGA